A window from Leifsonia shinshuensis encodes these proteins:
- a CDS encoding response regulator transcription factor encodes MSDGPIRLLLVDDQQLVRLGFRMVLEAEPGLVVVGEASDGAEAVRLAAELRPDVVLMDVRMPVLDGIEATRRIIAAQPSARVIVLTTFDLDEYAFGGLRAGASGFLLKDVRPDELVSAVRSVAAGDAAVSGRVTRAMLELFADRLPAGGASPAPGHDPVAALTPREREILAAIGEGLSNGEIGARFYLTESTVKTHVGRVLAKLHLRDRVHAVIFAYENGLREP; translated from the coding sequence GTGAGCGACGGCCCCATCCGCCTCCTGCTCGTCGACGACCAGCAGCTCGTCCGCCTCGGCTTCCGCATGGTGCTGGAGGCCGAGCCCGGACTCGTCGTGGTGGGCGAGGCCTCCGACGGCGCCGAGGCGGTGCGGCTGGCGGCGGAGCTCCGGCCCGATGTCGTGCTGATGGATGTGCGGATGCCGGTGCTCGACGGGATCGAGGCCACCCGGCGCATCATCGCGGCGCAGCCGTCGGCCCGCGTGATCGTGCTGACCACCTTCGACCTGGACGAGTACGCCTTCGGCGGTCTGCGCGCCGGCGCCAGCGGCTTCCTGCTGAAGGACGTGCGGCCCGACGAACTCGTCTCCGCAGTGCGCAGCGTCGCCGCCGGGGACGCGGCGGTGTCGGGACGCGTCACGCGCGCGATGCTCGAGCTCTTCGCCGACCGGCTGCCGGCGGGCGGCGCATCCCCCGCTCCGGGCCACGACCCGGTGGCCGCCCTCACGCCGCGGGAGCGCGAGATCCTCGCCGCCATCGGCGAGGGGCTCAGCAACGGCGAGATCGGCGCCCGGTTCTACCTCACGGAGTCGACGGTCAAGACGCACGTCGGGCGCGTGCTCGCCAAGCTGCACCTGCGCGACCGCGTGCACGCGGTGATCTTCGCCTACGAGAACGGACTGCGGGAACCGTGA
- a CDS encoding histidine kinase — translation MTAPSPAPDAPDGLELPRPPGAIRRYFAAHPLVVDVLLAALYLVPTVIVSLVGFAMRPSVQEAVLLVLSAAAGVALLARRHRPVVVFALATLVLGASVFLGRDVDLLPTLFALYALAVYRSIRSAWIAYAVTAAVTVATLTTEVLLQQAQVFTQLRTAALPAGIIVLLFSAVAVLIGSNVGNRRRYLDALIDRARQLARERDQQAEIATAAERSRIAGELHDIVSHSLTVMITLADGSGRLAATAPDRSAETMRLVAETGRGALADMRRLLGVLGDDDGEPAARAPQPGVADLGALIETFRAAGLPVRITVSGVPPEDAGQQLTVYRVVQEGLTNVLRYAATATAVRVVTVFQPGSVILTVDDDATVHGPPHQGSGRGLLGLRERVGLYGGTIEAGPRPGGGWRLRAVFPALRGAAGAASNPAPASTPDPASTPDPASTPTPASTPTPASTPTRKETP, via the coding sequence GTGACCGCTCCCTCCCCCGCACCGGACGCCCCGGACGGCCTCGAACTGCCGAGGCCGCCCGGGGCGATCCGTCGCTACTTCGCGGCGCATCCCCTCGTCGTGGATGTGCTGCTCGCGGCCCTCTACCTGGTGCCGACGGTGATCGTGTCGCTCGTCGGCTTCGCCATGCGGCCGAGCGTGCAGGAGGCCGTCCTCCTGGTGCTCTCCGCGGCCGCGGGCGTCGCGCTGCTGGCGCGCCGGCACCGGCCGGTGGTCGTGTTCGCCTTGGCGACGCTCGTCCTCGGCGCCAGCGTGTTCCTGGGCCGCGACGTGGACCTGCTGCCGACGCTGTTCGCGCTCTACGCCCTGGCGGTGTACCGCTCCATCCGCTCCGCCTGGATCGCGTACGCCGTCACCGCCGCCGTCACGGTCGCGACGCTGACCACCGAGGTGCTGCTCCAGCAGGCCCAGGTGTTCACCCAGCTGCGGACGGCGGCGCTCCCCGCCGGCATCATCGTGCTCCTCTTCTCGGCCGTGGCGGTGCTGATCGGCAGCAACGTCGGCAACCGGCGGCGGTACCTGGATGCGCTCATCGACCGTGCCCGGCAGCTCGCGCGCGAGCGCGACCAGCAGGCCGAGATCGCGACGGCGGCGGAGCGCAGCCGCATCGCGGGCGAGCTGCACGATATCGTGTCGCACAGCCTCACGGTGATGATCACCCTCGCCGACGGTTCCGGGCGCCTCGCCGCGACCGCGCCGGATCGCTCCGCCGAGACGATGCGGCTCGTCGCCGAGACCGGCCGCGGGGCCCTCGCCGACATGCGGCGCCTGCTCGGCGTGCTCGGCGACGACGACGGCGAGCCCGCGGCACGCGCACCCCAGCCCGGCGTCGCCGACCTGGGCGCGCTGATCGAGACGTTCCGCGCGGCCGGCCTACCGGTGCGCATCACCGTGTCGGGGGTGCCGCCGGAGGACGCCGGGCAGCAGCTGACCGTGTACCGCGTGGTGCAGGAGGGGCTGACCAACGTGCTGCGCTATGCCGCGACGGCGACCGCGGTGCGGGTCGTCACGGTCTTCCAGCCCGGAAGCGTGATCCTGACGGTGGACGACGACGCGACCGTGCACGGCCCGCCGCATCAGGGGTCGGGACGCGGACTGCTCGGGCTGCGTGAGCGCGTCGGGCTGTACGGCGGCACGATCGAAGCCGGACCGCGGCCGGGCGGCGGCTGGCGGCTGCGGGCGGTATTCCCGGCGCTGCGAGGCGCGGCGGGCGCCGCATCCAACCCGGCTCCCGCATCCACCCCGGACCCCGCGTCCACGCCGGACCCCGCATCCACGCCGACCCCCGCATCCACCCCGACCCCCGCATCCACCCCGACCCGGAAGGAGACGCCGTGA
- a CDS encoding ABC transporter permease subunit, producing MSTATTTQQGTVHPHTSLGHLNFARVVRSEWIKLWTLRSTFWTLISAVVLVVGIAALVAVAIPDKSTLVDRVSAAQRAAVEAQAADFAQTAATAGLTFASLVIAVLGVLVISGEFSTGMIRSSFTAVPRRFPVFGAKTLVLFVVAFLAGLISSAASWAVAVPILTAKGYTGDLFSSDTLWAILGAGAYLGLVAVFALGVGAILKSTAGGIAGALGVLLVLPIIASLVGGLTRTQWVTDAQHYLISNAGSGMAGLANGDLEPWANVLTVLVWAAVAFVGGALLLQRRDA from the coding sequence ATGAGCACCGCCACCACCACCCAGCAGGGCACGGTCCACCCGCACACCTCGCTCGGCCACCTCAACTTCGCGCGGGTCGTCCGCTCGGAGTGGATCAAGCTCTGGACGCTGCGCTCGACGTTCTGGACCCTGATCAGCGCGGTCGTGCTCGTCGTCGGCATCGCCGCCCTGGTGGCCGTCGCGATCCCCGACAAGTCGACCCTGGTGGACCGAGTCTCCGCTGCACAGCGCGCGGCCGTCGAGGCGCAGGCGGCGGACTTCGCGCAGACCGCGGCGACCGCGGGCCTCACCTTCGCCTCCCTGGTCATCGCCGTGCTCGGCGTGCTCGTCATCAGCGGCGAGTTCTCGACCGGCATGATCCGCTCGTCCTTCACGGCCGTCCCGCGCCGGTTCCCGGTGTTCGGCGCCAAGACCCTGGTGCTGTTCGTCGTGGCGTTCCTCGCCGGCCTGATCAGCTCGGCCGCGTCGTGGGCCGTCGCCGTGCCCATCCTGACCGCGAAGGGCTACACGGGAGATCTGTTCTCGAGCGACACCCTCTGGGCGATCCTCGGAGCCGGCGCCTACCTCGGCCTGGTGGCCGTCTTCGCCCTCGGGGTCGGCGCGATTCTGAAGTCCACCGCGGGCGGGATCGCGGGCGCCCTCGGCGTGCTGCTCGTCCTGCCGATCATCGCGAGCCTGGTCGGCGGCCTGACGCGGACGCAGTGGGTCACCGACGCGCAGCACTACCTGATCAGCAACGCGGGCTCCGGCATGGCGGGTCTCGCCAACGGCGACCTCGAGCCGTGGGCGAACGTGCTCACCGTGCTCGTCTGGGCCGCCGTCGCCTTCGTCGGCGGCGCGCTCCTCCTGCAGCGCAGGGACGCCTGA
- a CDS encoding ATP-binding cassette domain-containing protein — protein MIQLDHLTKRFGEKTAVDDITVTIQPGKVTGFLGPNGAGKSTTMRMIMGLDRPTRGRALINGKRYAEFRSPLTEVGALLDAKAVHTGRTAYAHLLALAATHGIPKSRVHEVIGMTGLETVASKRVGGFSLGMGQRLGIAAAMLGDPATLILDEPVNGLDPEGVLWVRQFARHLASQGRTVFLSSHLMSEMAQTADHIVVLGRGRVLADAPVDTILAGATRHAVRVRTPQPEQLARAVAGADVAVTGVEAQLLEVTGLTAAQIGETAARDGIVLHELTPISASLEEAYLELTQDDVEYRTEVSR, from the coding sequence ATGATCCAGCTCGATCACCTGACCAAGCGCTTCGGCGAGAAGACCGCCGTCGACGACATCACCGTGACCATCCAGCCGGGCAAGGTCACCGGCTTCCTCGGCCCGAACGGCGCCGGGAAGTCCACGACCATGCGGATGATCATGGGACTCGACCGGCCCACCCGCGGACGCGCGCTCATCAACGGCAAGCGCTACGCCGAGTTCCGCTCCCCGCTCACCGAGGTGGGCGCCCTGCTCGACGCCAAGGCCGTGCACACCGGGCGCACCGCCTACGCGCACCTGCTCGCGCTTGCCGCGACGCACGGCATCCCGAAGTCCCGCGTGCACGAGGTCATCGGCATGACGGGACTCGAGACGGTCGCGAGCAAGCGCGTCGGCGGCTTCTCGCTCGGGATGGGACAGCGGCTGGGCATCGCCGCCGCCATGCTCGGAGACCCCGCCACGCTCATCCTCGACGAGCCCGTCAACGGCCTCGACCCCGAGGGGGTGCTCTGGGTGCGTCAGTTCGCCCGTCACCTGGCGTCGCAGGGCCGCACCGTGTTCCTGTCGTCGCACCTGATGAGCGAGATGGCCCAGACGGCCGACCACATCGTCGTGCTGGGACGCGGTCGCGTGCTCGCGGACGCCCCGGTCGACACCATCCTCGCCGGGGCCACCCGGCATGCCGTCCGCGTGCGCACCCCGCAGCCCGAACAGCTCGCCCGGGCGGTGGCGGGCGCCGACGTCGCCGTCACCGGCGTCGAGGCGCAGCTGCTGGAGGTCACCGGCCTCACCGCGGCGCAGATCGGAGAGACCGCCGCCCGCGACGGCATCGTGCTGCACGAGCTGACGCCGATCAGCGCCTCCCTCGAGGAGGCCTACCTCGAACTCACCCAGGACGACGTCGAATACCGCACGGAGGTCAGCCGATGA
- the pepN gene encoding aminopeptidase N, whose product MPGENLTRIEAQERASLVRTHSYDVRLDLTTGPETFRSTTTVRFSAKEGASTFIDAITRTVHAVTLNGVQLDPSTVSDGVRIQLDGLKDENELTVDADAVYTNTGEGLHRFVDPVDGEVYLYSQFEVPDSRRMFAVFEQPDLKAEFTFTVTAPEHWAVVSNSPTPEPQAAGDGKKVWSFAPTPVISSYITALVAGPYESVHSELTSRDGRTIPLGVYTRKSLAEFLDADYIFDKTREGFAFYEERFDYAYPFEKYDQLFVPEFNAGAMENAGAVTFTETYVFRSKVTDAIKERRVVTILHELAHMWFGDLVTMKWWNDLWLNESFAEYASTLATAEATEWTEAWTTFAAMEKSWAYRQDQLPSTHPIVATINDLEDVQVNFDGITYAKGASVLKQLVAWVGQDDFLAGVAQYFKKHAHSNTELKDLLVELEATSGRDLTGWSEKWLETAGVNTLRPELTVDADGTITSFAVLQSAASDYPTIRPHRLAIGLYNLRDGKLTRDERFELDVDGERTEVADLVGTRRPDLVLINDDDLAYAKIRLDEQSLAVAIEHLSDIESPLARSLVWGAVWDATRDAETSASDYVRLVLGNIASETESTTIRTTLNQLVLAATAYVAPERQKETAQGAADALWELAKGAAAGSDAQFQFVKFFAALASTDEQLSTIAALRDGSVTLDGLTVDTDLSWELLIALVAGGAAGTAEIDAALAADNTANGGQFAAQARASIPTLEGKQAAWDSVFASDALPNTIVRYTGIGFQRAKDKSVLAQFVEPYFAALQGIWTSRTYKIAEYLVEGMYPAPLANEELRDATRAWLDANPEPAALRRMVVENLAGVERALAAQRRDAAA is encoded by the coding sequence TTGCCCGGAGAAAACCTCACCCGCATCGAAGCGCAGGAGCGTGCGTCGCTCGTCCGCACCCACAGCTACGACGTCAGGCTCGACCTGACCACCGGGCCGGAGACGTTCCGCAGCACGACGACGGTGCGCTTCTCGGCGAAGGAGGGCGCGTCGACCTTCATCGACGCGATCACGCGGACGGTGCACGCCGTCACCCTGAACGGCGTCCAGCTCGACCCCTCCACGGTGAGCGACGGCGTGCGCATCCAGCTCGACGGTCTCAAGGACGAGAACGAGCTGACCGTCGACGCCGACGCGGTCTACACCAACACCGGCGAGGGCCTGCACCGCTTCGTCGACCCGGTCGACGGCGAGGTGTACCTCTACAGCCAGTTCGAGGTGCCGGACTCGCGGCGCATGTTCGCCGTGTTCGAGCAGCCCGACCTCAAGGCCGAGTTCACCTTCACCGTCACCGCACCGGAGCACTGGGCGGTCGTCAGCAACTCCCCCACCCCGGAGCCGCAGGCGGCGGGTGACGGTAAGAAGGTCTGGTCGTTCGCGCCGACCCCGGTCATCTCCTCCTACATCACCGCGCTCGTCGCGGGCCCCTACGAGTCGGTGCACAGCGAGCTCACCAGCCGTGACGGCCGCACCATCCCGCTCGGCGTCTACACCCGCAAGAGCCTGGCCGAGTTCCTCGACGCCGACTACATCTTCGACAAGACGCGCGAGGGCTTCGCGTTCTACGAGGAGCGCTTCGACTACGCCTACCCGTTCGAGAAGTACGACCAGCTGTTCGTGCCGGAGTTCAACGCCGGCGCGATGGAGAACGCCGGTGCGGTGACCTTCACCGAGACCTACGTGTTCCGGTCGAAGGTCACGGACGCGATCAAGGAGCGCCGCGTCGTCACGATCCTGCACGAGCTGGCGCACATGTGGTTCGGCGACCTGGTCACCATGAAGTGGTGGAACGACCTCTGGCTGAACGAGTCGTTCGCCGAGTACGCGTCGACGCTCGCGACCGCGGAGGCCACCGAGTGGACCGAGGCATGGACGACGTTCGCCGCGATGGAGAAGAGCTGGGCGTACCGTCAGGACCAGCTGCCCTCGACGCACCCGATCGTCGCGACGATCAACGACCTCGAGGATGTGCAGGTCAACTTCGACGGCATCACCTACGCGAAGGGCGCCTCGGTGCTCAAGCAGCTGGTGGCGTGGGTCGGCCAGGACGACTTCCTCGCGGGCGTCGCGCAGTACTTCAAGAAGCACGCGCACTCGAACACCGAGCTCAAGGACCTGCTGGTCGAGCTCGAGGCCACCAGCGGCCGCGACCTGACCGGATGGTCGGAGAAGTGGCTGGAGACCGCGGGCGTCAACACCCTCCGTCCCGAGCTGACGGTGGATGCGGACGGCACGATCACCTCGTTCGCCGTGCTGCAGTCGGCGGCGTCCGACTACCCGACCATCCGCCCGCACCGCCTCGCGATCGGCCTCTACAACCTCCGCGACGGCAAGTTGACGCGCGACGAGCGCTTCGAGCTCGACGTCGACGGGGAGCGCACCGAGGTCGCCGACCTCGTCGGCACCCGCCGCCCCGATCTCGTGCTCATCAACGACGACGACCTCGCCTACGCGAAGATCCGTCTCGACGAGCAGTCGCTCGCGGTCGCGATCGAGCACCTGTCCGACATCGAGAGCCCGCTCGCCCGCTCCCTGGTCTGGGGCGCGGTGTGGGATGCGACCCGCGACGCCGAGACGAGCGCGAGCGACTACGTGCGCCTGGTGCTCGGGAACATCGCCTCGGAGACCGAGTCGACCACCATCCGCACCACGCTGAACCAGCTCGTGCTCGCCGCGACGGCCTACGTCGCGCCGGAGCGCCAGAAGGAGACCGCCCAGGGCGCAGCCGACGCTCTGTGGGAGCTGGCCAAGGGCGCGGCAGCGGGTAGTGACGCACAGTTCCAGTTCGTGAAGTTCTTCGCCGCGCTGGCCTCCACCGACGAGCAGCTGTCGACGATCGCCGCACTCCGCGACGGCTCGGTCACCCTCGACGGTCTGACCGTCGACACCGACCTCTCGTGGGAGCTGCTGATCGCGCTGGTCGCCGGCGGCGCCGCGGGCACCGCCGAGATCGACGCGGCACTCGCCGCGGACAACACCGCGAACGGCGGCCAGTTCGCCGCGCAGGCCCGCGCGAGCATCCCGACGCTCGAGGGCAAGCAAGCGGCGTGGGACTCGGTGTTCGCCTCGGACGCCCTGCCGAACACGATCGTCCGGTACACCGGCATCGGGTTCCAGCGCGCCAAGGACAAGTCCGTGCTCGCGCAGTTCGTCGAGCCGTACTTCGCCGCCCTGCAGGGCATCTGGACCTCGCGCACCTACAAGATCGCGGAATACCTGGTCGAGGGCATGTACCCGGCGCCGCTCGCGAACGAGGAGCTGCGGGATGCGACCCGCGCCTGGCTCGACGCGAACCCGGAGCCGGCCGCCCTGCGCCGCATGGTGGTCGAGAACCTGGCAGGCGTCGAGCGCGCGCTCGCGGCTCAGAGGCGGGACGCCGCCGCCTGA
- a CDS encoding ribose-5-phosphate isomerase — protein MRIHIATDHAGLDFSTHLQEHLSAAGHEVIDHGPTEYDPIDDYPAFCINAAAAVVRDQQAGVEALGIVFGGSGNGEQIAANKVRGVRAALVWSQSTALLARQHNDANVIAIGARQHTVEEATGFIDAFIAEPFSFEERHVRRIAQLAEYEATGDIAGKNVDH, from the coding sequence ATGCGCATCCACATCGCCACCGACCACGCCGGCCTCGACTTCAGCACGCATCTGCAGGAGCACCTGAGCGCGGCGGGTCACGAGGTGATCGATCACGGTCCGACGGAGTACGACCCGATCGACGACTACCCGGCGTTCTGCATCAACGCGGCGGCCGCCGTGGTCCGCGACCAGCAGGCCGGCGTCGAGGCGCTCGGCATCGTCTTCGGCGGTTCGGGCAACGGCGAGCAGATCGCGGCGAACAAGGTGCGCGGGGTGCGCGCAGCGCTGGTGTGGAGCCAGTCGACCGCGCTGCTCGCCCGGCAGCACAACGACGCCAACGTCATCGCCATCGGCGCCCGGCAGCACACGGTCGAGGAGGCCACGGGCTTCATCGACGCGTTCATCGCCGAGCCGTTCTCGTTCGAGGAGAGGCATGTGCGCCGCATCGCCCAGCTGGCGGAGTACGAGGCCACCGGCGACATCGCGGGCAAGAACGTGGACCACTGA
- a CDS encoding DNA-formamidopyrimidine glycosylase family protein, with amino-acid sequence MPEGHSVHRIARQFAVNFVGHRVAVSSPQGRFAADATRIDGHVMTDARAVGKQMFLEFDNELWLRVHLGLYGAWDFAGDISIDPTIASANGRMGQTNQRGTDLGEPILDAAGENSLHSIGAPRRTRLRMAESEKVEAEITSFPPEPIGQVRVRLLTDSAVADLRGPTACEVLDPAQVDAVIAKLGPDPQVDASQEAEDRFVSIVRRKPTSIALLLMDQSVVSGIGNVYRAELLFRARQNPHTPGKKVPEETVRALWRDWVHLLRIGVETGQMMTMDDLDEESYRKAMASRDDRHWVYKREGLPCRVCGTNILMEELGGRKLYWCPVDQA; translated from the coding sequence ATGCCCGAAGGCCACTCCGTCCACCGCATCGCGCGGCAGTTCGCCGTCAACTTCGTCGGCCACCGCGTGGCCGTGTCGTCCCCGCAGGGCCGGTTCGCGGCCGATGCGACGCGCATCGACGGCCACGTCATGACGGATGCGCGCGCGGTCGGCAAGCAGATGTTCCTCGAGTTCGACAACGAGTTGTGGCTTCGCGTCCACCTCGGCCTCTACGGCGCCTGGGACTTCGCGGGCGACATCAGCATCGACCCGACGATCGCGAGCGCGAACGGACGGATGGGCCAGACCAACCAGCGCGGCACCGACCTCGGCGAGCCGATCCTCGACGCGGCGGGCGAGAACTCCCTCCACTCGATCGGCGCGCCCCGACGCACACGCCTGCGCATGGCCGAGTCGGAGAAGGTGGAGGCCGAGATCACGTCGTTCCCGCCCGAGCCGATCGGCCAGGTGCGCGTGCGGCTCCTCACCGACAGCGCGGTCGCCGACCTGCGCGGACCGACCGCCTGCGAGGTGCTCGACCCGGCCCAGGTGGATGCGGTGATCGCGAAGCTCGGACCGGACCCGCAGGTCGACGCCAGCCAGGAGGCGGAGGACCGCTTCGTCTCGATCGTCCGGCGCAAGCCCACCTCGATCGCCCTGCTGCTGATGGATCAGAGTGTGGTCAGCGGCATCGGCAACGTCTATCGCGCCGAGCTGCTGTTCCGCGCCCGGCAGAACCCGCACACGCCCGGCAAGAAGGTGCCGGAGGAGACGGTGCGGGCGCTGTGGCGCGACTGGGTGCACCTGCTGCGCATCGGTGTCGAGACCGGGCAGATGATGACGATGGACGACCTCGACGAGGAGTCGTACCGCAAGGCGATGGCCAGCCGCGACGACCGGCACTGGGTCTACAAGCGCGAAGGCCTCCCGTGCCGGGTGTGCGGGACCAACATCCTCATGGAGGAGCTGGGCGGCCGCAAGCTGTATTGGTGCCCGGTGGACCAGGCCTAG
- a CDS encoding FMN-binding negative transcriptional regulator, producing MRQNPSFTLGDPDELKRLVRENPWATFVSAPSTGLVASHYPVLLDETRAELSLLAHLGRPDEQLHELGQHELLIVVQGPHGYISSGWYDEKPAVPTWNFIAAHFSGVPEILSDEENLEVLERLVDHFEDALPSPRRMRGTLKDSEYADRIASGTVGLRLTPTRVVAKQKMSQNRPDHIVDTIMSELGGDSPYASEGLLREMRIVHERRRAAR from the coding sequence ATGCGACAGAACCCGAGCTTCACCCTGGGCGACCCCGACGAGCTGAAACGGCTTGTGCGCGAGAACCCGTGGGCCACGTTCGTCAGCGCCCCCTCGACCGGACTCGTCGCCTCGCATTACCCGGTCCTCCTCGACGAGACGCGGGCGGAGCTGAGCCTGCTCGCGCACCTCGGACGGCCGGACGAGCAGCTGCACGAGCTCGGGCAGCACGAACTGCTCATCGTCGTGCAGGGCCCGCACGGGTACATCTCCTCCGGCTGGTACGACGAGAAGCCCGCCGTGCCGACCTGGAACTTCATCGCCGCGCACTTCTCCGGCGTCCCGGAGATCCTGAGCGACGAGGAGAACCTCGAGGTGCTGGAGCGCCTGGTCGACCACTTCGAGGATGCGCTCCCGTCGCCGCGGCGGATGCGGGGCACCCTCAAGGACTCGGAGTACGCCGACCGCATCGCCTCCGGCACGGTGGGTCTGCGCCTGACGCCCACCCGCGTGGTCGCGAAGCAGAAGATGAGCCAGAACCGCCCGGACCACATCGTCGACACGATCATGTCCGAGCTCGGCGGCGACAGCCCGTACGCGAGCGAGGGGCTGCTCCGCGAGATGCGGATCGTGCACGAGCGGCGACGCGCGGCACGATGA
- a CDS encoding amidohydrolase family protein — MTVVLAGGRIPAVSAFGVSGVDGLVDVVLDEGRISAVQPAGTATDVGTVERIPLDGRWVVPGLWDQHVHFTQWAQTARRLDVSRAASAAEAAALVRERAVRERAAGASGASGDDVLVGFGFHDALWPDEPTRSLLDAATDRPVVLIAGDLHCSWLNSAAARRFAPGTPDAVLREDASFAVTSLLTAADDATLDRWAADAARAAATRGVVGIVDLEYGWNLDVWMRRMGAGGGRGGDGVGRNGGEGDAAGLRVEFGIYGEHLDRAAGLGLRTGAAIPGTGGLLTVGPFKVISDGSLNTRTALCSHAYPDGGHGVANLTPAELVERMRFAVDHGLEPAVHAIGDEANRRALDAFAAISAGGRIEHAQLIDPADVPRFARLGVTASVQPEHAMDDRDVADRLWQGRSGRAFPLADLHAAGARLAFGSDAPVAPLDPWAAIASAVGRTRDGREPWHPEQAIPADVALRASTRSTLSPGQPADLAVLDRDPLAASPDELRTMPVATTLLAGRVTHDALR, encoded by the coding sequence ATGACGGTGGTGCTCGCCGGGGGCCGGATCCCCGCGGTCTCTGCGTTCGGTGTGTCCGGTGTGGACGGACTGGTGGATGTCGTGCTCGACGAGGGCAGGATCAGCGCGGTGCAGCCCGCCGGGACGGCGACGGACGTCGGGACCGTGGAGCGCATCCCGCTCGACGGGCGCTGGGTCGTGCCGGGGCTGTGGGACCAGCACGTCCACTTCACCCAGTGGGCGCAGACCGCGCGTCGGCTCGACGTGTCCCGGGCGGCGTCCGCGGCCGAGGCCGCGGCGCTGGTGCGGGAGCGGGCGGTGCGGGAGCGCGCGGCGGGCGCCTCCGGCGCCTCTGGCGACGACGTGCTGGTCGGCTTCGGCTTCCACGATGCCCTGTGGCCCGACGAGCCGACGCGTTCGCTGCTCGACGCGGCGACGGACCGTCCGGTCGTCCTGATCGCGGGGGACCTGCACTGCTCGTGGCTCAACAGCGCCGCGGCGCGACGTTTCGCTCCCGGCACCCCGGACGCCGTGCTGCGCGAGGACGCCAGCTTCGCGGTCACCAGCCTCCTGACCGCTGCCGACGACGCCACGCTCGACCGCTGGGCGGCTGACGCCGCGCGCGCTGCGGCGACGCGCGGGGTGGTCGGGATCGTCGACCTCGAGTACGGGTGGAACCTCGACGTGTGGATGCGGCGGATGGGCGCCGGCGGCGGGCGTGGCGGTGACGGCGTCGGCCGGAATGGCGGCGAGGGCGACGCTGCGGGTCTGCGCGTGGAGTTCGGCATCTACGGCGAGCACCTCGACCGGGCCGCCGGTCTGGGCTTGCGGACGGGCGCAGCCATTCCCGGCACCGGCGGCCTGCTGACCGTCGGGCCGTTCAAGGTCATCTCCGACGGTTCGCTCAACACCCGCACCGCCTTGTGCTCGCACGCCTATCCGGACGGCGGCCACGGCGTCGCCAACCTCACGCCCGCGGAGCTCGTCGAGCGGATGCGGTTCGCCGTCGACCACGGCCTGGAGCCGGCCGTCCACGCGATCGGCGACGAGGCGAACCGCCGGGCGCTGGACGCCTTCGCCGCGATCAGCGCGGGCGGTCGCATCGAGCACGCGCAGCTGATCGACCCCGCCGACGTCCCGCGGTTCGCCCGCCTCGGTGTGACCGCGAGCGTGCAGCCCGAGCACGCCATGGACGACCGGGACGTCGCCGACCGCCTCTGGCAGGGACGCAGCGGCCGCGCCTTCCCCCTCGCCGACCTGCACGCCGCCGGCGCCCGCCTGGCGTTCGGCTCCGACGCCCCCGTCGCGCCCCTCGACCCCTGGGCGGCGATCGCCTCCGCCGTCGGCCGCACCCGCGACGGCCGCGAGCCCTGGCACCCCGAGCAGGCGATCCCCGCGGACGTCGCGCTCCGCGCATCCACCCGCTCCACCCTGTCGCCCGGTCAGCCCGCCGACCTCGCCGTGCTCGACCGCGACCCGCTGGCGGCGTCGCCCGACGAACTCCGCACGATGCCGGTCGCCACCACCCTCCTCGCGGGCCGCGTCACGCACGACGCGTTGCGCTGA